A stretch of the Desulforamulus ferrireducens genome encodes the following:
- a CDS encoding CoB--CoM heterodisulfide reductase iron-sulfur subunit B family protein: MKLAYYPGCSLEATAKEFDSSVRAVSKALDIELVEIPEWTCCGATSAHATNHKLSIGLPALTIKQIQNLGLDCVVPCSACFNRLKTTEYQMIHDAEIRQEMEKVLNFKYDGQPRVYDLLAYFVEKIGIKNISQKVQKPLKGLKIACYYGCLSVRPGHITEIDSTENPMQMDNLLKALGATPINWSYKVDCCGAGHSVSKPAMVTNLSGNILAKAREAGADAVVNSCPLCQTNLEMRRPQGEDIPVFFFTELMGLALGLPEAGNWWSKHLVDPSKVANAIQAG; this comes from the coding sequence ATGAAACTGGCTTATTACCCAGGGTGTTCCCTGGAGGCCACCGCCAAAGAATTTGATAGCTCGGTACGAGCAGTAAGTAAAGCTCTAGATATTGAATTGGTAGAAATCCCAGAGTGGACCTGTTGTGGTGCCACCTCTGCCCATGCTACCAACCATAAACTGTCCATTGGTTTACCCGCCCTAACCATTAAGCAAATTCAAAATCTGGGACTGGACTGTGTGGTGCCCTGTTCTGCCTGTTTTAACCGGCTAAAAACCACTGAGTATCAGATGATCCACGATGCTGAGATACGTCAGGAAATGGAAAAGGTTCTTAATTTTAAATATGATGGCCAGCCCAGGGTGTACGATCTACTGGCCTACTTTGTAGAAAAGATTGGCATAAAAAATATTAGTCAAAAGGTTCAGAAACCTCTAAAAGGTCTTAAAATTGCTTGCTATTATGGCTGTTTATCTGTTCGCCCCGGGCATATTACCGAGATTGACAGCACCGAAAACCCCATGCAGATGGATAATTTATTAAAGGCATTGGGAGCCACACCCATTAACTGGTCTTATAAAGTGGACTGCTGCGGTGCCGGCCATTCGGTATCCAAACCCGCCATGGTTACCAATTTATCTGGAAATATACTGGCGAAAGCCCGGGAAGCCGGAGCCGATGCGGTGGTTAACTCCTGTCCGCTGTGCCAGACCAATTTAGAGATGCGCCGTCCCCAGGGAGAAGATATACCGGTCTTCTTCTTCACCGAGTTAATGGGCTTAGCCCTGGGCCTGCCCGAGGCCGGCAATTGGTGGAGTAAACACCTGGTGGACCCCAGCAAAGTAGCCAATGCTATCCAGGCTGGGTAA
- a CDS encoding NAD(P)-binding protein, whose product MSNVQTDKKLTGAAMVVGGGISGMQSALDLAESGFKVYLLEEKPAIGGTMARLDKTFPTNDCAMCIMSPKLVDTGRHNNIEIITGAKVKEITGEPGNFKVKVQQKARYVDIAKCTGCGDCARVCPVELPNEFNGEIDSRKATYKLYAQATPNAFAIDKRGVAPCKATCPAGINVQGYVQLIKSGKFIEAWKMIYEEMPFPAICGRICAHPCQTACNRAKVDDPIQIATLKRLAADIAYQKDINELPLPQKEAEREEKVAIIGSGPAGLSAAHFLALKGYKVTVFEALPVTGGMMRVGIPEYRLPKKWVDLEIELIKRLGVEIKVNTALGKDITIDGLFKDGYKAIFLGVGCQKGTSMRTPGEDMQGVITAVDMLRRIGLGEKVDVGKKVLVVGGGNVAMDAARSARRAGAEVHVLYRRTREEMPAAPEEVEEAMEEGIQFHFRTLIKEIKGKKGKMTGCSTIEVVRMEKDDKGKWYPVYGDKITEWTNVDTIISAIGQTADLSFVGDKPLANEWGNRIVADPDTLATNVPGIFAGGDVFTGPALLIDAVGAGKRAAESIHRYINGQDMRAGRVFKVPEEKISPIPRKVESYTKQPKVKQAHAPAERRATNTEEVCLGFTPEQAQEEAARCLNCAICSECMQCVDACLPKAIDHSMEDKEFELEVGAVVMNPGFKPYDPEELALYGYGKLKNVVTSIQFERILSASGPYAGHMVRPSDHKEPTKIAWIQCVGSRNERIGKGYCSSVCCMYAIKQAIIAKEHSHDPLEAKIFYMDMRTPGKEFERYLNRAKDEQGVQFVRSRIYGIDPAPDGSDDVYIRYADEDGKVYTEAFDMVVLSVGLSAPESAKELGEAAGIDLDKYGFCRSETFTPGCSSREGIYVSGAFGEPKDIPETAVDASAAAALVSRLLAPARGTMTEVPEYPPEKDVTNQLPRVGVFVCNCGINIGSVVRVPEVAEFAKTLPGVVHTEEFLFSCSQDNIIKIKERIKEHDLNRVVVASCTPRTHAPLFQSSMKEAGLNPYLYEHANIREQSSWVHREHPDEATEKAKDLVKMAVAKVRLLKPVQTAFIELNQRTLVVGGGVAGMTSALSLAEQGFAVTLVEKTNSLGGRATELRYSLKGEDIPAFVAKLKSDVEANPLIDIILDAKVEEVAGYLGNYRTTLLKGSGEKLEVEHGAVVIATGADEMIPTEYLYGSHQAVMTQTNLEQRIADQGLGNAKNIVMINCVGSRVPERPYCSRVCCTHAIKNALKIKEINPEANVFILYRDIRTYGFKEEYYTEARRKGVIFIRYSVDNKPQVVANGDKVTVTVLDHVLQQPIKIDADILALANGIQPRPDTEALSQLFKVPLNADGFYLEAHMKLRPVDFSADGLYLCGLAHNPKTISETIAQANAASVRAVTLLSKGRLESLGITAEVDLDLCKGCGICVNACAYGARVLDERRGVAYVREVLCQGCGACVSSCPSGATQQKGFEKQQLLAMMDAALG is encoded by the coding sequence ATGAGCAACGTCCAAACCGATAAAAAACTAACCGGTGCGGCAATGGTTGTGGGGGGCGGTATATCCGGTATGCAGTCTGCCCTGGACCTCGCTGAATCCGGTTTTAAAGTTTATCTGCTGGAAGAAAAACCTGCCATTGGGGGCACCATGGCCCGGTTGGATAAAACCTTCCCAACCAACGACTGTGCCATGTGTATTATGTCTCCCAAGTTGGTAGATACCGGACGTCATAATAATATCGAGATTATTACCGGGGCTAAAGTAAAAGAGATTACCGGGGAACCTGGTAACTTTAAAGTGAAGGTGCAGCAAAAAGCTCGCTATGTAGATATTGCTAAATGTACCGGTTGTGGGGACTGTGCCCGTGTTTGCCCCGTGGAACTGCCCAATGAATTTAACGGGGAAATTGACAGCCGCAAGGCTACTTATAAACTATACGCCCAGGCAACCCCCAATGCCTTTGCCATTGATAAACGGGGTGTTGCGCCCTGTAAAGCCACTTGCCCCGCTGGTATTAACGTACAGGGATATGTGCAGCTCATTAAATCCGGCAAATTTATTGAGGCCTGGAAAATGATCTACGAAGAAATGCCCTTCCCGGCTATCTGTGGCCGTATTTGCGCTCACCCCTGTCAAACTGCCTGTAACCGGGCTAAGGTGGATGATCCTATTCAAATTGCCACCCTGAAGAGACTCGCCGCTGATATTGCTTATCAAAAGGATATCAATGAATTGCCCCTACCCCAAAAGGAAGCCGAGCGGGAGGAAAAGGTAGCCATTATCGGTTCTGGTCCTGCCGGTCTGTCAGCAGCCCATTTCCTGGCCCTCAAAGGCTACAAAGTAACCGTCTTTGAAGCTTTACCGGTAACCGGTGGTATGATGCGTGTGGGTATTCCGGAATACCGCCTGCCGAAGAAATGGGTAGACCTGGAGATTGAATTAATCAAACGACTGGGCGTGGAAATTAAAGTAAATACCGCCCTGGGTAAAGATATTACCATAGACGGGCTGTTTAAGGACGGCTATAAAGCTATTTTCCTGGGTGTTGGTTGTCAGAAGGGTACCAGCATGAGAACACCCGGTGAGGATATGCAGGGTGTTATCACCGCCGTGGATATGCTGCGCCGCATTGGCTTGGGTGAAAAGGTTGATGTCGGCAAGAAGGTACTGGTGGTGGGTGGCGGTAACGTAGCCATGGATGCTGCCCGCAGCGCTCGCCGGGCCGGAGCTGAGGTGCATGTATTGTACCGTCGTACCAGGGAAGAAATGCCTGCTGCTCCGGAGGAAGTGGAAGAAGCCATGGAAGAAGGCATTCAGTTCCACTTTAGAACCTTAATTAAAGAAATCAAAGGCAAAAAGGGTAAAATGACCGGCTGCAGCACCATTGAAGTTGTTCGCATGGAAAAGGATGATAAGGGTAAATGGTATCCGGTCTATGGTGACAAGATTACTGAGTGGACCAATGTTGACACCATTATCTCAGCCATTGGTCAAACCGCCGACCTGTCCTTTGTTGGTGATAAACCCCTGGCCAATGAGTGGGGCAACCGGATAGTGGCAGACCCCGATACCCTAGCCACCAATGTACCGGGCATCTTTGCCGGTGGGGACGTTTTCACCGGACCTGCTTTGTTAATTGATGCTGTGGGTGCAGGCAAGAGGGCAGCAGAAAGTATCCACCGTTATATTAACGGCCAGGATATGAGAGCCGGTCGGGTATTTAAGGTGCCGGAAGAAAAAATTTCCCCCATCCCCCGCAAGGTGGAATCTTACACCAAGCAACCCAAAGTAAAACAGGCCCATGCTCCGGCTGAGAGAAGGGCTACCAATACAGAAGAGGTTTGCCTGGGCTTTACCCCGGAACAAGCCCAGGAAGAAGCAGCCCGTTGCTTAAACTGTGCCATTTGCTCCGAATGTATGCAGTGTGTGGATGCTTGCTTACCCAAGGCCATCGACCATAGCATGGAGGATAAGGAGTTTGAACTGGAAGTGGGAGCCGTGGTCATGAACCCTGGCTTTAAACCCTACGACCCAGAGGAACTGGCCCTTTATGGCTATGGCAAACTAAAGAATGTAGTGACCAGTATCCAATTTGAACGGATTCTTTCCGCCAGTGGTCCCTATGCCGGACATATGGTACGTCCTTCCGATCATAAGGAACCGACCAAAATTGCCTGGATACAGTGTGTCGGTTCTCGTAACGAAAGAATTGGCAAGGGTTACTGTTCCTCGGTATGCTGCATGTATGCCATTAAGCAGGCCATTATCGCCAAGGAACACAGCCATGATCCGCTGGAAGCTAAAATCTTTTACATGGATATGCGGACACCGGGCAAGGAATTTGAACGGTATCTCAATCGAGCCAAGGATGAACAGGGTGTTCAGTTTGTTCGTTCCCGTATTTACGGTATTGATCCTGCCCCGGACGGCAGTGATGATGTGTATATACGTTATGCCGATGAGGACGGCAAGGTATATACCGAGGCCTTTGATATGGTGGTACTATCCGTTGGCTTATCGGCTCCGGAAAGTGCCAAAGAACTAGGGGAAGCTGCCGGTATTGACTTGGATAAGTATGGCTTCTGCCGCAGCGAAACCTTTACCCCCGGTTGCAGTTCCCGGGAAGGTATATATGTCAGCGGTGCCTTTGGTGAACCCAAGGATATTCCCGAGACAGCGGTGGATGCCAGTGCTGCAGCAGCGTTAGTTTCCCGCCTCCTGGCTCCCGCCCGTGGCACAATGACAGAGGTACCGGAATACCCGCCGGAAAAGGATGTAACTAACCAGCTTCCCAGGGTAGGTGTGTTTGTCTGCAACTGTGGTATCAACATCGGTAGTGTGGTGCGTGTACCAGAGGTGGCTGAGTTTGCCAAAACCTTACCGGGAGTAGTCCATACAGAAGAATTCCTGTTTAGCTGTTCCCAGGACAACATTATTAAAATTAAGGAGCGGATTAAAGAACACGATCTCAACCGGGTAGTGGTGGCTTCCTGTACCCCCAGAACCCACGCGCCGTTGTTCCAGAGCAGCATGAAGGAAGCGGGCTTAAACCCCTACCTTTATGAACATGCTAACATTCGTGAACAATCCTCCTGGGTGCACAGAGAACATCCGGATGAAGCTACCGAGAAGGCCAAGGATTTAGTCAAGATGGCTGTGGCCAAGGTAAGACTGCTCAAACCTGTGCAAACCGCCTTTATCGAGCTTAACCAACGTACGCTGGTGGTGGGCGGCGGTGTGGCCGGTATGACCAGTGCCCTGTCCCTGGCCGAGCAAGGCTTTGCCGTAACCCTGGTGGAAAAAACTAATTCTCTGGGCGGTCGTGCCACGGAATTGCGTTACAGCTTGAAGGGTGAAGACATTCCAGCCTTTGTAGCCAAACTAAAGTCTGATGTGGAAGCCAACCCGTTAATTGATATAATCCTGGATGCCAAGGTGGAAGAAGTAGCCGGTTATCTGGGTAACTACCGCACCACCTTGCTGAAGGGTAGCGGAGAAAAACTGGAAGTTGAACATGGGGCAGTGGTTATCGCCACCGGAGCCGATGAAATGATACCTACGGAATACCTCTATGGCAGTCACCAGGCGGTCATGACGCAAACTAACTTGGAACAAAGAATTGCCGACCAGGGTCTGGGCAATGCCAAGAATATAGTGATGATCAACTGCGTAGGTTCACGGGTGCCGGAACGTCCCTACTGCAGTCGGGTTTGTTGTACCCACGCCATTAAGAATGCCCTCAAGATTAAAGAAATAAATCCTGAAGCTAATGTATTCATCCTCTATCGGGATATCCGTACTTACGGCTTTAAAGAGGAGTATTATACCGAAGCCAGACGCAAAGGGGTTATCTTTATCCGCTACAGCGTTGACAACAAGCCTCAAGTGGTTGCCAACGGCGATAAGGTGACTGTAACTGTGCTGGATCATGTTTTACAACAGCCCATCAAAATTGACGCCGATATCCTGGCCTTAGCCAATGGTATTCAGCCCAGACCGGATACTGAGGCCTTGAGTCAACTGTTTAAGGTACCTCTTAATGCCGATGGTTTTTATCTGGAAGCTCATATGAAGTTAAGACCGGTTGATTTCTCAGCAGATGGCCTATATCTATGTGGCTTGGCCCATAACCCCAAGACCATCAGTGAAACCATTGCCCAGGCCAACGCTGCCTCGGTGCGGGCGGTGACCCTGTTGTCTAAGGGTAGATTAGAGTCTCTGGGAATTACTGCGGAAGTAGATCTGGATCTCTGCAAGGGCTGTGGCATCTGTGTCAATGCTTGTGCTTACGGTGCCAGGGTCTTGGATGAACGTAGAGGAGTAGCCTACGTACGAGAAGTTCTCTGTCAAGGTTGCGGCGCCTGCGTGTCTTCTTGCCCCAGCGGAGCCACTCAGCAGAAAGGTTTTGAAAAACAACAGCTGCTGGCCATGATGGATGCGGCTTTGGGATAG
- a CDS encoding hydrogenase iron-sulfur subunit, whose protein sequence is MSVPEQKVQTEFEPKIIAIVCNWCTYTGADLAGTSRIQYPPNVRIIRVMCSGAVDPLYMIKPILDGGDAVLVGGUHEGDCHYGSGNYKARRKVAVARNVLQQLGIPEERLWLRFISASQGAYFGEVITEMTNKLKQLGPNPLRKNWEI, encoded by the coding sequence ATGAGTGTTCCTGAACAAAAAGTTCAAACAGAATTTGAACCTAAGATTATCGCTATCGTTTGCAACTGGTGTACCTATACCGGTGCTGACCTGGCTGGTACCTCCCGTATTCAATATCCCCCCAACGTACGGATCATCCGGGTCATGTGCAGTGGTGCTGTTGATCCCCTGTATATGATTAAACCAATTTTAGATGGTGGTGACGCCGTTCTGGTGGGTGGATGACACGAAGGTGACTGCCACTATGGTAGTGGCAATTACAAGGCACGTCGTAAAGTAGCCGTTGCTAGAAACGTACTCCAGCAATTAGGTATCCCCGAAGAACGGTTGTGGTTACGTTTTATCAGTGCTTCACAGGGGGCCTACTTTGGCGAAGTTATTACAGAAATGACCAACAAGCTGAAGCAATTAGGACCAAACCCCCTGCGTAAGAACTGGGAAATCTAA
- a CDS encoding 4Fe-4S dicluster domain-containing protein: MKSYTLKAGDTLSAVQDFLKSLITSGKVSAVLVPQEVAAKTNVAPTLIRDPELFGSANPFAPVNGLNVARLVANLSRNLPEKVAVVLRSCEVRALFELVKLQQAKLDNLLIIGVDCAGTFAARDYAQMVKENKVDAKKWASQVAADGKNPTGVAWRRACTVCPYPEASNADVILGWLGMAGNLLIAAKDEVDLSGVAGLEAASVPDTRIKLLENLSAERSQAKEKAIAEFKNSVGSMEKLAEVLATCIKCQNCRQACPICFCRECVSAGPIFDHNGDKYMEYAKRKGAIELPTDTALFHLTRVNHMGLSCVGCGQCENACPMDIPVGLMFQALSEANQKRFEYEPGRSLEEPIPITVYKEHELEELNTGKH, translated from the coding sequence ATGAAATCTTACACTTTAAAAGCGGGCGACACCCTCAGTGCCGTCCAGGATTTTCTTAAATCTCTGATTACCTCGGGGAAAGTTAGTGCGGTACTAGTCCCCCAGGAGGTTGCAGCAAAAACCAATGTCGCTCCCACCCTGATCAGGGACCCGGAGTTGTTCGGTTCTGCTAATCCCTTTGCTCCGGTAAACGGACTCAATGTGGCGAGATTGGTGGCCAATCTATCTCGCAACCTACCGGAAAAGGTTGCTGTGGTGCTGCGCTCCTGTGAGGTGCGTGCCTTATTTGAACTGGTAAAATTGCAGCAGGCAAAATTAGATAACCTGCTGATTATTGGGGTAGACTGTGCCGGTACCTTTGCTGCCAGGGACTATGCCCAAATGGTCAAAGAGAACAAGGTGGATGCTAAAAAATGGGCCAGCCAGGTTGCCGCCGATGGCAAAAATCCCACCGGTGTTGCTTGGCGCCGGGCTTGCACTGTTTGCCCTTACCCCGAAGCCAGTAATGCTGATGTCATTCTAGGCTGGTTAGGAATGGCTGGCAATCTCCTGATAGCTGCTAAGGACGAAGTGGATCTGTCCGGTGTGGCTGGTTTGGAAGCTGCCTCAGTGCCTGATACGCGGATTAAGCTGCTGGAAAATCTATCTGCGGAAAGGTCCCAGGCTAAGGAAAAGGCCATAGCTGAATTTAAAAACTCCGTGGGCAGTATGGAAAAATTAGCTGAAGTGCTGGCCACTTGCATTAAATGTCAGAACTGTCGCCAAGCCTGCCCCATCTGCTTCTGCCGTGAGTGCGTTTCTGCCGGCCCCATCTTTGACCATAACGGCGATAAATATATGGAATATGCTAAGCGGAAGGGAGCCATTGAGCTACCCACCGATACAGCCTTATTCCATCTAACCAGGGTCAACCATATGGGATTATCCTGCGTGGGCTGCGGTCAGTGTGAAAATGCTTGTCCCATGGATATTCCAGTTGGCTTAATGTTCCAAGCTCTGTCGGAAGCCAACCAAAAACGTTTCGAATACGAACCTGGCCGTTCTTTGGAAGAACCTATTCCCATTACTGTCTACAAAGAACACGAATTGGAAGAACTCAATACCGGCAAACACTAA
- a CDS encoding CoB--CoM heterodisulfide reductase iron-sulfur subunit A family protein: MTDKKQIGAVLVVGGGISGMQSALDLAESGYRVYLVEKKPAIGGTMARLDKTFPTNDCAMCTMSPKLVDVGRHLNIEIITGAELVDLAGEPGNFKAKVLQQARYVSLEKCIGCGACAEACPVKVDDDFDGGLGKRKAIYKLYAQATPNAYAIDKGKCLKLKNPKACGKCLKACPADAIDHSMPDKTLELEVGAVILSPGFEPMDGNLREEFGWGRYQNVVTSLQFERLLSASGPTMGHLVRPSDHVEPKKIAFIQCAGSRDSAKGNPYCSAVCCMYATKHAIIAQEHEPGLETKIFYMDIRAYGKDFEKYYDRARIQNGVKYEKAMISSVKEDPSTKNVIVRYRKPDGSFAEETFDMLVLSVGLKPSSGNAALAKACGIELDEYGFCKTSEFVPGQTTREGVFAGGAFCAPKDIPETVVDASAAAANAAKFLSAARGTLSKVKTYPEERDITQEDPRVGVFVCNCGINIGSVVRVPEVAEYAKTLPGVVHTEEFLFSCSQDSIEKIKERINEHQLNRVVVASCTPRTHAPLFMSSLKEAGLNPYLFEQANIREHASWVHRDYPDAATEKAKDLVRMAVAKAKLLKPVYTSFMDINRQAMVIGGGVAGMANALNLAGQGFKVVLVEREDKLGGNALEVKYTMQGNDPAQLVNQLIQEVTNHPNIDLNLNSTVKEVSGYLGNYKTTLATPQGDKKVEHGVVIIATGAELATTNEYLYGQHKAVLTQRELEHRLAGNGIGSAKNIVMIQCVGSRNEERPYCSRICCYNAIKNALKIKELNPEANVFVIYRDIRTYGFYETYYAEARKKGVIFVRYTLDEKPQVEANGDKVKVRVKDPILNKMLELDTDLLVLSTGIIPAKGTDALSQIFKVTLNADGYFLEAHMKLRPVDFAADGLYLCGLAHSPKLIGESIAQANAAAVRAVTMLAKDKLESLGNVAQVNPKWCKGCGLCIEACAYGARYMNELTNVAEVLDVLCQGCGACVASCPSGACQQKGFEKGQLIAMLDACNG, translated from the coding sequence ATGACGGATAAAAAACAAATCGGTGCGGTTCTGGTTGTGGGCGGTGGCATCTCCGGGATGCAGTCCGCCCTGGACCTAGCCGAATCCGGCTACCGGGTGTATCTGGTGGAGAAAAAACCAGCCATCGGCGGTACCATGGCCAGATTGGATAAAACCTTTCCCACCAACGACTGTGCCATGTGTACCATGTCCCCTAAATTGGTTGACGTAGGCCGCCACCTCAACATCGAAATTATCACAGGTGCGGAACTGGTTGACTTGGCAGGGGAACCAGGCAATTTTAAGGCCAAGGTCCTGCAACAGGCCCGCTATGTTAGTCTGGAAAAATGTATTGGTTGCGGTGCTTGTGCCGAAGCGTGTCCAGTGAAGGTTGACGATGATTTTGACGGTGGTTTGGGTAAGCGCAAAGCCATTTACAAGCTCTATGCCCAAGCAACACCCAATGCCTATGCCATTGATAAAGGAAAGTGCTTAAAACTTAAAAATCCCAAGGCCTGCGGCAAATGCTTAAAGGCCTGTCCGGCGGATGCCATTGACCATAGTATGCCGGACAAAACTTTAGAGTTGGAAGTGGGAGCTGTTATTTTAAGTCCCGGCTTCGAACCAATGGACGGTAACTTAAGAGAGGAATTTGGTTGGGGACGTTATCAAAACGTAGTTACCAGTCTGCAGTTCGAACGTCTGCTGTCTGCCAGTGGGCCTACCATGGGTCATTTGGTGCGTCCCTCCGACCATGTGGAGCCAAAGAAAATTGCCTTCATCCAGTGTGCCGGTTCCCGGGACAGTGCTAAGGGTAATCCCTATTGCTCGGCGGTATGTTGTATGTATGCCACCAAGCATGCCATTATTGCCCAGGAACACGAACCAGGTTTGGAAACCAAGATATTCTACATGGATATCCGGGCCTATGGTAAGGATTTTGAGAAATATTACGATCGGGCTCGCATCCAGAACGGTGTTAAGTATGAAAAAGCCATGATCTCTTCTGTGAAGGAAGATCCCAGCACCAAGAATGTGATTGTTCGCTATCGCAAGCCTGATGGCTCCTTTGCCGAAGAAACCTTTGATATGCTGGTGCTCTCGGTTGGTCTGAAACCATCCTCCGGCAATGCTGCCCTGGCCAAAGCCTGTGGTATTGAACTGGATGAATATGGTTTCTGTAAAACCAGTGAGTTTGTACCTGGTCAAACCACCAGGGAGGGGGTATTTGCCGGTGGTGCCTTCTGTGCCCCCAAGGATATTCCTGAGACGGTGGTGGATGCCAGTGCTGCCGCTGCCAACGCAGCTAAATTCCTCAGTGCAGCCCGCGGTACCCTAAGTAAGGTTAAAACCTATCCTGAGGAAAGGGACATCACCCAGGAAGACCCACGGGTTGGCGTGTTTGTCTGCAACTGTGGTATTAACATTGGTAGCGTAGTGCGGGTGCCAGAGGTAGCGGAGTATGCCAAAACCCTCCCCGGCGTAGTCCATACCGAGGAATTTCTCTTTAGCTGTTCCCAAGACAGTATTGAGAAGATCAAAGAACGCATTAATGAACATCAATTAAACCGTGTGGTTGTGGCTTCCTGTACTCCCAGAACCCACGCTCCGCTGTTTATGAGCAGTCTCAAGGAAGCCGGCTTAAACCCTTATCTGTTTGAGCAGGCTAATATCCGGGAGCATGCTTCCTGGGTACACCGGGATTACCCCGATGCGGCCACCGAAAAGGCTAAGGATTTAGTGCGGATGGCTGTGGCCAAGGCGAAACTATTAAAACCAGTCTACACCTCCTTCATGGATATCAATCGGCAGGCCATGGTTATTGGTGGCGGTGTGGCTGGTATGGCCAACGCCTTAAATCTAGCCGGTCAGGGCTTTAAGGTTGTTTTGGTGGAACGGGAAGATAAACTGGGTGGCAACGCTTTGGAAGTTAAATACACCATGCAGGGCAATGACCCGGCGCAATTGGTCAATCAACTGATTCAAGAGGTAACCAATCACCCAAATATTGACCTTAACCTAAATTCCACCGTCAAGGAAGTATCCGGTTACCTGGGTAACTACAAGACCACCCTGGCTACTCCTCAAGGGGATAAAAAGGTGGAACATGGAGTGGTAATCATTGCCACCGGTGCGGAACTGGCCACCACCAATGAATACCTCTATGGTCAGCATAAAGCTGTGTTAACCCAGCGGGAACTGGAACACAGATTGGCTGGCAACGGCATTGGCTCGGCTAAAAATATTGTAATGATTCAATGTGTTGGTTCGCGCAACGAAGAACGTCCCTACTGTAGCCGGATTTGCTGTTACAATGCCATCAAAAATGCTCTGAAAATTAAGGAATTAAATCCAGAGGCTAATGTCTTTGTGATTTACCGGGATATTCGCACCTATGGTTTCTATGAAACCTATTACGCCGAGGCGAGAAAGAAAGGGGTTATCTTTGTTAGATACACCCTGGATGAAAAGCCTCAAGTGGAAGCTAACGGAGACAAGGTAAAGGTTAGGGTTAAGGACCCCATCCTGAACAAAATGCTGGAATTAGATACCGACTTGTTGGTACTGAGCACCGGTATTATTCCAGCCAAGGGAACTGATGCCCTAAGCCAAATCTTTAAAGTAACCTTGAACGCCGATGGTTACTTCCTGGAAGCTCATATGAAGCTGCGTCCTGTGGACTTTGCAGCCGATGGTTTATACCTGTGCGGCTTAGCTCACTCACCTAAACTCATTGGTGAGTCCATTGCCCAAGCCAATGCTGCAGCGGTGCGGGCAGTGACCATGCTGGCCAAGGATAAGCTGGAATCCCTTGGCAACGTGGCCCAGGTCAATCCCAAGTGGTGCAAGGGCTGCGGACTATGTATCGAAGCCTGTGCCTATGGCGCTAGATATATGAACGAGCTAACCAATGTGGCTGAGGTACTGGATGTACTTTGCCAGGGCTGCGGTGCCTGTGTGGCATCCTGTCCCAGCGGGGCCTGCCAACAAAAAGGCTTCGAAAAAGGACAGCTTATTGCCATGCTGGATGCTTGTAACGGCTAG
- a CDS encoding TM1266 family iron-only hydrogenase system putative regulator, which translates to MQKDIYVVGLLVDERGSKAPDVQQVITRYGSNILCRSGIPSPSRERGIITLTMEATRDEYQRLEQELQSLQGVTVDSIHFSQPESFQVCETN; encoded by the coding sequence GTGCAAAAGGATATCTATGTGGTTGGTTTGCTGGTGGATGAACGGGGTAGCAAGGCACCGGATGTGCAACAGGTGATCACCCGTTATGGTAGCAACATTTTATGTCGCAGTGGGATACCCAGTCCCAGTCGGGAAAGGGGTATTATCACATTAACCATGGAAGCTACCAGGGATGAATACCAGCGGCTGGAGCAGGAACTGCAAAGTTTACAGGGTGTTACCGTGGACAGCATTCATTTTAGCCAACCAGAGTCCTTTCAGGTTTGTGAAACCAACTAG